In Bombus fervidus isolate BK054 chromosome 13, iyBomFerv1, whole genome shotgun sequence, a single genomic region encodes these proteins:
- the LOC139993421 gene encoding apoptosis-inducing factor 3 isoform X2, with the protein MGGNNCKGLLPGSSNATSSTSVKTGKPEKYDYVEDVVCKKTDIKENEMKLLPLGESGSKVLLIKQKGELHAIGTKCTHYGALLHTGALGDGRVRCPWHGACFNIKTGDIEDYPGLDSLPCFQVNVDDSGLVRVKARRKDLEFNRRVKKMYEQDPNNNTTVVIVGGGPAAATCAESLRQEAFTGNIIMVCKENTVPYDRVKVSKTFDIDIEKAVLRPLSFYKEHKIETKLGVEATGLNTNDNVVHLSNNEKLTYNYLFICTGSMARKPDIPINLSNIYVLRNYTDSHAISSKLSSDKHIVILGLGFIGMEAAAYCVNKCASVTIIGRSTVPLQTVFGTEIGNRIKRQFEEQGVKFIFESNITQFVAKDDDKNAVGTVVLNNGEVLPADIVIIGIGSKLYTDWIKDTPIKMLQDGSIIVDKYLKTSVENIYAGGDIAYAPLFGSDDISAAIGHYALAHYHGKIAALNICAKTTASSAVPFFWTTLFGKSYRYVGYGKPEKVRIYGSLENLEFFAYYIKDGKVIAISSIGADPIASDFANFLHEGNILTEAEVNQDPFGWIRNKPKDLESRFKTETIVDP; encoded by the exons ATGGGTGGAAATAATTGTAAAGGACTTCTTCCAGGGAGCTCTAATGCTACGTCAAGCACATCCGTCAAGACAG GTAAACCAGAGAAGTATGACTATGTTGAAGATGTGGTGTGTAAAAAAACGGATatcaaagaaaatgaaatgaaactgTTGCCACTTGGAGAAAGTGGGTCAAAAGTCTTGTTGATTAAACAAAAGGGAGAATTACACGCTATTGGTACAAAATGTACACATTATGGAGCATTACTTCATACAGGAGCACTAGGAGATGGAAGAGTAAGGTGTCCATGGCATGGTGCATGTTTTAACATCAAAACAGGAGATATAGAAGATTACCCAGGATTGGATTCTTTACCATGTTTCCAA GTAAACGTGGATGATAGTGGTCTTGTACGTGTGAAAGCAAGGCGTAAGGATTTAGAATTCAATAGAAGGGTCAAGAAGATGTATGAACAAGATCCCAATAATAATACTACTGTCGTAATAGTTGGAGGTGGTCCAGCAGCTGCAACTTGTGCAGAAAGTTTGCGACAGGAAGCCTTTAcaggaaatattattatggTTTGTAAGGAGAACACAGTGCCATATGATAGGGTAAAGGTATCCAAAACATTTGATATAGACATTGAAAAAGCAGTTTTGAGACCACTTTCGTTTTACAAAGAGCATAAAATTGAAACCAAGCTGGGTGTAGAAGCTACAg GATTAAATACAAATGACAATGTTGTTCATTTGagtaataatgaaaaattaacgtacaattatctatttatttgtaCTGGAAGTATGGCCAGAAAACCTGATATACCCATTAATTTATCTAACATTTATGTATTAAGAAACTACACAGACTCTCATGCTATATCCTCCAAATTATCATCGGACAAACATATTGTAATACTTGGATTAGGTTTCATTGGTATGGAAGCTGCTGCTTATTGTGTAAATAAATGTGCATCTGTTACCATCATAGGGAGGTCTACAGTTCCATTACAAACAGTTTTTGGTACAGAAATTGGTAACAGAATCAAACGCCAGTTTGAAGAACAAG gtgttaaatttatatttgaaagtaataTCACACAATTTGTTGCAAAAGACGATGATAAGAATGCTGTAGGTACAGTTGTACTTAACAATGGTGAAGTCCTTCCTGCTGATATAGTGATCATTGGAATTGGATCTAAATTATATACAGATTGGATAAAGGATACTCCTATCAAAATGTTACAAGATGGCAGTATTATAGTGGATAAG TACTTGAAAACAAGCGTTGAAAACATATATGCAGGTGGTGATATAGCATATGCACCGCTATTTGGTTCTGATGACATTTCAGCTGCAATAGGTCACTATGCGTTGGCCCATTACCATGGTAAAATAGCAGCATTAAATATATGTGCTAAAACTACTGCCTCAAGTGCTGTACCATTTTTCTGGACAACGCTATTTGGAAAGAGTTATAGATATGTCG GATACGGAAAACCGGAGAAAGTAAGAATTTATGGTTCCCTAGAGAACTTGGAATTTTTCGCATATTACATTAAAGATGGTAAAGTTATCGCTATAAGTAGTATCGGGGCAGATCCTATAGCATCGGATTTTGCAAATTTCCTGCACGAAGGAAACATACTAACAGAAGCGGAGGTTAATCAAGATCCATTTGGTTGGATAAGAAATAAACCGAAGGATTTAGAGAGTAGATTCAAAACCGAAACTATCGTAGATCCATGA
- the LOC139993804 gene encoding BBSome complex member BBS2, producing MAAFSLNVQKHVEPGLVTSGKFDGSHACLAAATYGGNILVHSPHRQPQITGQDHEQSDRKISWSGELAELQIGTEITALCTGRLSDDERDILLIGTASHILAYHIEDNSDAFYKEMSDGARCIIVGKLSWLPNQVAIVGGNSSITVLDSQGTEIFWTVLGGIVTSLAVFDFDGDDENELVIGTRDFEIKVYKKDNLLWEAKETASITTLTGLPNRRFVYSVGNGTLGVYEMTQRLWRVKSKHRVVVTRSFDLNGDGAPEVITGWNNGKVDARSSNSGEVIFKIQLSAGIAGIVEADYRRIGKPDLVVVSSIGEVRGYGSGSAMDTPEPGEAMRDLLAKRQILQMELRQRAASVPNMFHGTKLAVSLMTCNGAARVALASGPGLFMHCAIVFTEGVFEGETFVVHPSKPRGELEIELRPPKNAPVDVHVKVCVGPAAADLLQVFEMTRQLPRFCMYQTIERPAQIAEDFAKNSVTAEFAERPQRIALWLNQSLILPEEFEIKEDKPNNGGIEMWLRGMRDNKIHCFMADATGKVTVQTEDSTFAGDIIQSLALYLGLRELSSEVSFPAEEKKMLDALEHVKELKEIDTRLQAEAANETVLLKNIIIRLEDARILENIDEMRKRLVQLKNVNVDLIREHEIRMKSYRELTANLKELNLGVQRAARLRVGKSASNTVARCRAAIQDENPKALTLAIRHG from the exons ATGGCAGCGTTTTCTCTAAATGTTCAAAAACACGTGGAACCTGGCCTTGTAACATCCGGTAAATTCGATGGTTCTCATGCTTGCCTAGCGGCTGCAACTTATGGTGGAAATATTTTGGTACATAGCCCTCATAGACAACCACAAATAACCGGCCAAGACCACGAACAATCCGACAGAAAAATATCTTGGAGCGGAGAACTCGCGGAACTTCAGATAGGAACTGag ATTACAGCATTATGCACTGGTCGACTTAGCGATGACGAGAGAGATATTCTTCTAATTGGAACTGCATCTCATATTTTGGCCTATCACATAGAAGACAACTCTGATGCTTTTTACAAAGAG aTGTCTGATGGTGCAAGATGTATAATCGTTGGTAAATTAAGCTGGCTTCCAAATCAAGTTGCAATCGTTGGTGGCAATAGTTCGATAACAGTTTTAGACTCACAAGGCACAGAGATATTTTGGACAGTACTAGGAGGTATTGTAACTTCGTTAGCTGTTTTTGACTTCGATGGAGATGACGAAAACGAG TTGGTCATTGGGACTAGAGATTTCGAAATAAAGGTATACAAGAAAGACAATCTGCTGTGGGAAGCTAAAGAAACAGCTTCGATTACCACTCTAACCGGCCTACCTAATAGAAGATTCGTTTATTCAGTAGGAAATGGGACTCTTGGTGTCTATGAAATGACTCAAAGACTATGGCGTGTCAAG TCGAAGCATCGGGTGGTGGTCACGAGGAGCTTCGATTTGAACGGAGACGGTGCACCGGAAGTCATAACTGGTTGGAATAATGGAAAAGTAGACGCAAGGTCATCCAATAGCGGcgaagtaatttttaaaattcaattatccGCCGGAATAGCTGGAATCGTGGAAGCTGATTACAGGAGAATCGGCAAACCTGATTTAGTCGTAGTGTCTTCTATTGGCGAAG TGCGCGGCTATGGTTCGGGTTCCGCGATGGATACTCCAGAACCTGGCGAGGCAATGCGCGATTTATTGGCGAAAAGGCAGATTCTTCAAATGGAGCTTAGGCAGAGGGCCGCGTCCGTTCCGAATATGTTCCATGGAACGAAATTGGCAGTGAGCTTGATGACCTGCAATGGCGCGGCTCGTGTTGCCCTTGCGTCTGGACCTGGTCTTTTT ATGCATTGCGCGATAGTGTTCACCGAAGGAGTGTTCGAAGGCGAAACTTTCGTTGTCCATCCCAGCAAACCTAGAGGGGAGCTGGAAATAGAGCTTCGTCCTCCGAAGAATGCCCCTGTCGATGTGCACGTTAAAGTATGCGTTGGTCCAGCTGCTGCAGATTTGTTACAG GTGTTCGAAATGACGCGCCAATTGCCTAGATTTTGCATGTACCAGACCATCGAACGGCCTGCGCAAATTGCGGAGGACTTTGCGAAAAATAGCGTCACAGCTGAG TTTGCCGAGAGACCTCAAAGAATCGCTCTTTGGTTGAATCAAAGTCTCATCCTTCCGGAAGAGTTCGAAATCAAGGAAGACAAACCAAACAACGGAGGTATTGAAATGTGGCTTCGTGGCATGAGAGACAACAAGATTCATTGTTTCATGGCAGACGCAACGGGAAAAGTAACCGTTCAAACAGAAGATTCTACGTTTGCTGGCGACATTATTCAGTCGTTAGCCTTGTACTTGGGCCTTAGAGAACTTTCTTCCGAAGTTTCATTTCCGGCTGAAGAGAAGAAGATGTTGGACGCCCTGGAGCACGTCAAAG agTTAAAGGAGATCGATACCAGATTGCAAGCAGAGGCAGCTAATGAAACAGTTTtgctgaaaaatattataattcgcTTGGAGGATGCAAGAATTCTCGAGAATATCGATGAAATGAGAAAGAGACTCGtacaattgaaaaatgttaatgTCGATCTGATCAGGGAACACGAAATCAGAATGAAGAGTTATAGAGAACTCACGgcgaatttaaaagaattaaatctcGGAGTGCAACGTGCAGCTAGATTAAGAG TTGGGAAAAGTGCCTCGAACACAGTAGCCCGCTGTAGAGCGGCGATCCAGGACGAGAATCCGAAGGCTCTCACGCTGGCAATAAGACATGGATGA
- the Emc10 gene encoding ER membrane protein complex subunit 10, whose product MQTIYIFISLLVSVSSLARGSEFYSDGWLQLRLWHAFNDEPEPIFIERGNITVSSVRGDSFVVAQNGLLQSHINKLKNLAKHDGKYRLQAVARTSSGNEITFLTSVPACYLLGSNLEDVITIWLDSAAEPIVVSTSSYGPCSTGSTFTNMWRTKIIVKYPDGGPVPDTATYIQKLERDRAARERGDTKDTRSFLARYWMYIVPALIFVLLSSATNPEAGGAGGSAQRQ is encoded by the exons atgcaaacgatatatatctttataagtTTGTTAGTCAGCGTATCATCGTTAGCTCGTGGG AGCGAATTCTATTCTGACGGCTGGTTACAATTACGATTGTGGCACGCATTTAACGACGAGCCAGAGCCCATTTTTATAGAACGAGGTAACATCACAGTGTCGAGTGTTCGTGGCGATTCCTTTGTTGTTGCACAAAATGGATTGTTACAATCTcatataaacaaattaaaaaaccTTGCTAAACATGATGGCAAATACAGACTTCAAGCAGTAGCCCGGACCTCTTCAGGaaatgaaataacatttttaacttCTGTACCTGCG TGTTACCTTCTTGGTTCTAATCTTGAAGATGTTATAACAATTTGGCTGGATAGCGCAGCTGAGCCAATAGTTGTGAGCACATCGTCGTATGGTCCTTGTAGTACAGGAAGTACATTTACAAATATGTGGAGAACCAAAATTATTGTTAAGTATCCTGATGGTGGACCAGTTCCAGACACTGCTACATATATTCAGAAACTTGAACGTGACAGAGCagcaagagaaagaggagataCGAAAGATACCAGATCTTTCCTCGCAAGATAC TGGATGTACATCGTCCCTGCATTGATCTTCGTTCTTCTATCATCCGCAACAAATCCAGAAGCTGGGGGTGCAGGAGGAAGTGCCCAGAGGCAGTAA
- the LOC139993806 gene encoding ras-related and estrogen-regulated growth inhibitor, with protein sequence MERFSPPATSLRKRISPPIAWNLGLASRDPRIVKVILLGHQGVGKTALAVRFATKRYIGEYDCSIERVYKVDSFLDAAWEITDPPGYLPPPSELKLRWADAIVLVYSVSDRVSFDETSRLRFLVSHARKTRKVPPIVILIANKADLTYTPGERVVSTAEGRQRAEEIEAHAFHEISVRESVEQVMAVFTDISKLLTELPGNSGQQTNSFRVRASTDGTLDALRRPSPVPLKRRFSISVRGTLH encoded by the exons ATGGAGAGATTCAGTCCGCCAGCAACGTCGTTGAGGAAGAGAATTAGCCCTCCTATAGCTTGGAATCTTGGCCTCGCTAGCAGGGACCCGAGAATCGTCAAAGTAATCCTACTGGGACATCAGGGCGTTGGTAAAACCG CCCTGGCAGTGCGATTCGCGACGAAACGGTATATAGGGGAGTACGATTGTTCCATCGAGAGGGTTTACAAAGTGGACAGTTTCCTGGATGCGGCGTGGGAGATAACCGATCCCCCAGGATATCTACCACCTCCGTCCGAACTGAAATTACGGTGGGCAGATGCTATCGTTCTCGTTTACTCGGTGTCGGATCGTGTCAGCTTCGACGAAACGTCTCGTCTTcg atttctAGTATCGCACGCGAGAAAAACTAGAAAGGTTCCGCCGATAGTAATCCTGATAGCAAATAAGGCAGATTTAACGTACACTCCTGGTGAAAGGGTAGTTTCTACGGCAGAAGGACGTCAAAGGGCGGAAGAGATCGAAGCCCACGCGTTTCATGAAATTTCCGTCAGAGAATCTGTCGAACAG GTCATGGCCGTTTTCACCGACATCTCCAAGCTGTTGACGGAATTGCCGGGAAATTCTGGCCAGCAAACAAATTCCTTCAGGGTGAGAGCATCCACCGATGGCACCTTGGACGCTCTTCGACGCCCCTCGCCTGTTCCGCTCAAACGAAGATTCAGCATTTCCGTTCGAGGAACCCTTCATTAA
- the LOC139993422 gene encoding large ribosomal subunit protein mL63: MRITSILLYKVHNIPYRYRGKHGIRKKPTMKDIFQFKLDLEREEANMLILRHPYLTAEQSNGHMSHLKEQKFATLVTKFREDANAKFNRKVTIMDRLGHLKVAESWD; this comes from the exons ATGCGTATTACGAGTATACTTTTGTATAAAGTTCATAATATCCCATATAGATATCGTGG gaaacacggtatacgtaaaaaacCAACgatgaaagatatttttcaattcaaaTTGGATCTTGAAAGGGAAGAAGCGAATATGTTGATATTAAGGCATCCTTATCTTACTGCGGAGCAATCGAATGGTCATATGAGCCATCTTAAGGAACAGAAGTTTGCAACTCTTGTGACAAAATTCAGAGAAGATGCAAATGCGAAATTTAACAGAAAAGTAACTATCATGGATCGGTTAGGTCATTTGAAAGTAGCTGAATCTTgggattaa
- the LOC139993421 gene encoding apoptosis-inducing factor 3 isoform X1 encodes MRLFVAKQCTKLSFNSLFHVGGKINNGRMSELEKRKIHICSKPEKYDYVEDVVCKKTDIKENEMKLLPLGESGSKVLLIKQKGELHAIGTKCTHYGALLHTGALGDGRVRCPWHGACFNIKTGDIEDYPGLDSLPCFQVNVDDSGLVRVKARRKDLEFNRRVKKMYEQDPNNNTTVVIVGGGPAAATCAESLRQEAFTGNIIMVCKENTVPYDRVKVSKTFDIDIEKAVLRPLSFYKEHKIETKLGVEATGLNTNDNVVHLSNNEKLTYNYLFICTGSMARKPDIPINLSNIYVLRNYTDSHAISSKLSSDKHIVILGLGFIGMEAAAYCVNKCASVTIIGRSTVPLQTVFGTEIGNRIKRQFEEQGVKFIFESNITQFVAKDDDKNAVGTVVLNNGEVLPADIVIIGIGSKLYTDWIKDTPIKMLQDGSIIVDKYLKTSVENIYAGGDIAYAPLFGSDDISAAIGHYALAHYHGKIAALNICAKTTASSAVPFFWTTLFGKSYRYVGYGKPEKVRIYGSLENLEFFAYYIKDGKVIAISSIGADPIASDFANFLHEGNILTEAEVNQDPFGWIRNKPKDLESRFKTETIVDP; translated from the exons ATGCGCTTATTCGTTGCGAAACAATGTACGAAACTATCGTTTAACTCACTATTTCACGTTGGTGGGAAAATAAATAACGGAAGAATGTCAGAAttagagaaaaggaaaattcaCATTTGTA GTAAACCAGAGAAGTATGACTATGTTGAAGATGTGGTGTGTAAAAAAACGGATatcaaagaaaatgaaatgaaactgTTGCCACTTGGAGAAAGTGGGTCAAAAGTCTTGTTGATTAAACAAAAGGGAGAATTACACGCTATTGGTACAAAATGTACACATTATGGAGCATTACTTCATACAGGAGCACTAGGAGATGGAAGAGTAAGGTGTCCATGGCATGGTGCATGTTTTAACATCAAAACAGGAGATATAGAAGATTACCCAGGATTGGATTCTTTACCATGTTTCCAA GTAAACGTGGATGATAGTGGTCTTGTACGTGTGAAAGCAAGGCGTAAGGATTTAGAATTCAATAGAAGGGTCAAGAAGATGTATGAACAAGATCCCAATAATAATACTACTGTCGTAATAGTTGGAGGTGGTCCAGCAGCTGCAACTTGTGCAGAAAGTTTGCGACAGGAAGCCTTTAcaggaaatattattatggTTTGTAAGGAGAACACAGTGCCATATGATAGGGTAAAGGTATCCAAAACATTTGATATAGACATTGAAAAAGCAGTTTTGAGACCACTTTCGTTTTACAAAGAGCATAAAATTGAAACCAAGCTGGGTGTAGAAGCTACAg GATTAAATACAAATGACAATGTTGTTCATTTGagtaataatgaaaaattaacgtacaattatctatttatttgtaCTGGAAGTATGGCCAGAAAACCTGATATACCCATTAATTTATCTAACATTTATGTATTAAGAAACTACACAGACTCTCATGCTATATCCTCCAAATTATCATCGGACAAACATATTGTAATACTTGGATTAGGTTTCATTGGTATGGAAGCTGCTGCTTATTGTGTAAATAAATGTGCATCTGTTACCATCATAGGGAGGTCTACAGTTCCATTACAAACAGTTTTTGGTACAGAAATTGGTAACAGAATCAAACGCCAGTTTGAAGAACAAG gtgttaaatttatatttgaaagtaataTCACACAATTTGTTGCAAAAGACGATGATAAGAATGCTGTAGGTACAGTTGTACTTAACAATGGTGAAGTCCTTCCTGCTGATATAGTGATCATTGGAATTGGATCTAAATTATATACAGATTGGATAAAGGATACTCCTATCAAAATGTTACAAGATGGCAGTATTATAGTGGATAAG TACTTGAAAACAAGCGTTGAAAACATATATGCAGGTGGTGATATAGCATATGCACCGCTATTTGGTTCTGATGACATTTCAGCTGCAATAGGTCACTATGCGTTGGCCCATTACCATGGTAAAATAGCAGCATTAAATATATGTGCTAAAACTACTGCCTCAAGTGCTGTACCATTTTTCTGGACAACGCTATTTGGAAAGAGTTATAGATATGTCG GATACGGAAAACCGGAGAAAGTAAGAATTTATGGTTCCCTAGAGAACTTGGAATTTTTCGCATATTACATTAAAGATGGTAAAGTTATCGCTATAAGTAGTATCGGGGCAGATCCTATAGCATCGGATTTTGCAAATTTCCTGCACGAAGGAAACATACTAACAGAAGCGGAGGTTAATCAAGATCCATTTGGTTGGATAAGAAATAAACCGAAGGATTTAGAGAGTAGATTCAAAACCGAAACTATCGTAGATCCATGA